In one window of Gossypium hirsutum isolate 1008001.06 chromosome A01, Gossypium_hirsutum_v2.1, whole genome shotgun sequence DNA:
- the LOC121217682 gene encoding RHOMBOID-like protein 10, chloroplastic: MLYNWQHKGSFCFGELSPIEKGQTWRLATYSLLHANVNCYSLNSVGPTVENLSGSRRFLAVYLASAISSAATSYWFCKAPAVGASGAIFGLVGSVAVFVMRHRGMIRDAKEDLQHIAQVIFLNMVIGLMSRGIDNWDHLGGSLGGAAVSWLVGPA; this comes from the exons ATGTTGTACAACTGGCAACACAAGGGAAGCTTTTGCTTTGGGGAGCTAAG TCCTATTGAGAAAGGACAGACTTGGAGGCTGGCCACATATTCTCTTTTGCATGCAAAT GTCAATTGTTATTCTTTGAATTCTGTTGGACCTACTGTGGAGAATTTAAGTGGTTCAAGGAGATTTCTTGCAGTTTACTTGGCATCTGCTATTTCAA GTGCCGCTACAAGTTACTGGTTCTGCAAAGCACCCGCAGTTGGTGCATCAGGCGCAATCTTTGGATTG GTTGGTTCTGTTGCTGTGTTTGTCATGAGACATAGAGGTATGATCAGAGATGCCAAAGAAGATCTGCAACACATAGCACAAGTTATTTTCCTAAACATG GTTATTGGACTAATGTCAAGAGGCATTGATAATTGGGATCAT CTAGGAGGCTCGCTTGGAGGAGCAGCAGTGTCTTGGCTTGTAGGACCTGCATGA